The following coding sequences lie in one Xyrauchen texanus isolate HMW12.3.18 chromosome 25, RBS_HiC_50CHRs, whole genome shotgun sequence genomic window:
- the LOC127619170 gene encoding AP-1 complex subunit sigma-2 isoform X4, with protein sequence MQFMLLFSRQGKLRLQKWYVPLSDKEKKKITRELVQTVLARKPKMCSFLEWRDLKIVYKRYASLYFCCAIEDQDNELITLEIIHRYVELLDKYFGSVCELDIIFNFEKAYFILDEFLLGGEAQETSKKNVLKAIEQADLLQENLDFQIRLLPATT encoded by the exons ATGCAGTTCATGTTGTTGTTCAGCAGACAGGGGAAGCTCCGTCTGCAGAAATGGTACGTGCCACTGTCCgacaaggagaagaagaagatcACACGGGAGCTGGTGCAGACCGTCTTGGCCCGAAAGCCCAAAATGTGCAGTTTCCTGGAGTGGAGAGACCTTAAAATAGTGTATAAAAG ATACGCAAGTTTGTATTTCTGCTGTGCCATTGAAGATCAGGACAACGAGCTGATCACCCTGGAGATCATCCATCGCTACGTCGAACTTCTCGACAAATACTTCGGCAGT GTGTGCGAGCTGGACATCATCTTTAACTTCGAGAAGGCCTATTTCATCCTGGACGAGTTCCTGCTGGGAGGAGAAGCTCAGGAGACGTCGAAGAAGAACGTTCTGAAAGCCATCGAGCAGGCTGATCTCCTGCAGGAG
- the LOC127619170 gene encoding AP-1 complex subunit sigma-2 isoform X5, with protein sequence MQFMLLFSRQGKLRLQKWYVPLSDKEKKKITRELVQTVLARKPKMCSFLEWRDLKIVYKRYASLYFCCAIEDQDNELITLEIIHRYVELLDKYFGSVCELDIIFNFEKAYFILDEFLLGGEAQETSKKNVLKAIEQADLLQEPRHEYFNVPVY encoded by the exons ATGCAGTTCATGTTGTTGTTCAGCAGACAGGGGAAGCTCCGTCTGCAGAAATGGTACGTGCCACTGTCCgacaaggagaagaagaagatcACACGGGAGCTGGTGCAGACCGTCTTGGCCCGAAAGCCCAAAATGTGCAGTTTCCTGGAGTGGAGAGACCTTAAAATAGTGTATAAAAG ATACGCAAGTTTGTATTTCTGCTGTGCCATTGAAGATCAGGACAACGAGCTGATCACCCTGGAGATCATCCATCGCTACGTCGAACTTCTCGACAAATACTTCGGCAGT GTGTGCGAGCTGGACATCATCTTTAACTTCGAGAAGGCCTATTTCATCCTGGACGAGTTCCTGCTGGGAGGAGAAGCTCAGGAGACGTCGAAGAAGAACGTTCTGAAAGCCATCGAGCAGGCTGATCTCCTGCAGGAG
- the LOC127619170 gene encoding AP-1 complex subunit sigma-2 isoform X3: protein MQFMLLFSRQGKLRLQKWYVPLSDKEKKKITRELVQTVLARKPKMCSFLEWRDLKIVYKRYASLYFCCAIEDQDNELITLEIIHRYVELLDKYFGSVCELDIIFNFEKAYFILDEFLLGGEAQETSKKNVLKAIEQADLLQEEAETPRSVLEEIGLT from the exons ATGCAGTTCATGTTGTTGTTCAGCAGACAGGGGAAGCTCCGTCTGCAGAAATGGTACGTGCCACTGTCCgacaaggagaagaagaagatcACACGGGAGCTGGTGCAGACCGTCTTGGCCCGAAAGCCCAAAATGTGCAGTTTCCTGGAGTGGAGAGACCTTAAAATAGTGTATAAAAG ATACGCAAGTTTGTATTTCTGCTGTGCCATTGAAGATCAGGACAACGAGCTGATCACCCTGGAGATCATCCATCGCTACGTCGAACTTCTCGACAAATACTTCGGCAGT GTGTGCGAGCTGGACATCATCTTTAACTTCGAGAAGGCCTATTTCATCCTGGACGAGTTCCTGCTGGGAGGAGAAGCTCAGGAGACGTCGAAGAAGAACGTTCTGAAAGCCATCGAGCAGGCTGATCTCCTGCAGGAG
- the LOC127619170 gene encoding AP-1 complex subunit sigma-2 isoform X2 has protein sequence MQFMLLFSRQGKLRLQKWYVPLSDKEKKKITRELVQTVLARKPKMCSFLEWRDLKIVYKRYASLYFCCAIEDQDNELITLEIIHRYVELLDKYFGSVCELDIIFNFEKAYFILDEFLLGGEAQETSKKNVLKAIEQADLLQESQTEDWGGLANEEIL, from the exons ATGCAGTTCATGTTGTTGTTCAGCAGACAGGGGAAGCTCCGTCTGCAGAAATGGTACGTGCCACTGTCCgacaaggagaagaagaagatcACACGGGAGCTGGTGCAGACCGTCTTGGCCCGAAAGCCCAAAATGTGCAGTTTCCTGGAGTGGAGAGACCTTAAAATAGTGTATAAAAG ATACGCAAGTTTGTATTTCTGCTGTGCCATTGAAGATCAGGACAACGAGCTGATCACCCTGGAGATCATCCATCGCTACGTCGAACTTCTCGACAAATACTTCGGCAGT GTGTGCGAGCTGGACATCATCTTTAACTTCGAGAAGGCCTATTTCATCCTGGACGAGTTCCTGCTGGGAGGAGAAGCTCAGGAGACGTCGAAGAAGAACGTTCTGAAAGCCATCGAGCAGGCTGATCTCCTGCAGGAG